A genomic window from Microcoleus sp. FACHB-831 includes:
- a CDS encoding type I restriction endonuclease subunit R: MSQVGQRERLTQNRVVQLFQQQLGYGYLGNWQDRPNNSHIETDLLTNFLRRKQHYSDSLINKALYELKKVADDQSKSLYDINKAVYSLLRYGVKVREEVGENTQTVWLINWENPLENDFAIAEEVTVKGENTKRPDVVLYVNGIALGVLELKRSTVSVSEGIRQNLDNQTSRFIRSFFATMQFVMAGNDTEGLRYGTIETPEKNYLAWKEDSSVENRLDRHLLPLCQRERFLELIHDFIVFDRGIKKVCRHNQYFGVKAAQTSLQQRRGGIIWHTQGSGKSLTMVWLTKWMRENLTDARVLIVTDRDELDKQIENVFKGVNEDIYRTKNGNDLLDKLDRTTPWLLCSLIHKFGKKDKDEVSDADYNSYIEDLKRSLPKDFTAKGNLYVFVDECHRTQSGKLHDAMKEILPNTLFVGFTGTPLLKKDKHNSIEVFGDYIHTYKFNEAVADKVVLDLRYEARNVDQFITSQTKIDQWFEAKTKGLTDRAKTQLKQRWGTLQKVLSSASRLEKIVGDILLDFETKDRLQSGRGNALLVAGSIYEACKYYELFQNQGFKRCAIVTSYDGSLQSIKGESTGEDEYTEKLRQYEIYQKMLNGKTPEAFEEEVKKKFVDEPAQMKLLIVVDKLLTGFDAPPTTYLYIDKTMRDHGLFQAICRVNRLDGDDKEYGYIIDYKDLFKSLEKSVHHYTVEAFDGYDPGDVNGLLSDRLEKGVERLETARESIKALCEPVEPPKDSLAYIRYFCGPNTEDLDLVKEHEQKRVTLYKLTASLVRAYANLANDMPEAGYPSTGIETIKQEVKYYEQIRAEVKLASGDAIDLKAYEPAMRHLIDTYIGAEESKVLSSFDDMTLIQLIVERGKDAVDTLPKSIRQNKEAVAETIENNLRKVIIDQRPTNPKYFGKMSALLDELIQERKTAAQEYEDYLNKIVTLSRQVTQPATSTQYPPSLDSSAKRALYDNLDQNEALALAIDNEIRQTKKDAWRGNKIKEREVKNAIKKYLDSSEKVDIIFDIVKNQSDY, translated from the coding sequence ATGAGTCAAGTCGGGCAACGGGAACGCTTAACCCAAAATCGTGTTGTGCAACTGTTTCAGCAGCAATTGGGCTATGGCTATTTGGGCAACTGGCAAGACCGACCCAATAATAGCCATATCGAAACCGACCTCCTCACCAACTTTTTGCGCCGCAAACAACACTACAGCGACAGCCTGATTAACAAAGCTTTGTATGAACTCAAAAAAGTCGCAGACGACCAGAGTAAAAGCCTTTACGACATCAACAAAGCCGTCTACAGCCTGTTACGCTATGGGGTCAAAGTCCGGGAAGAAGTGGGCGAAAACACCCAAACCGTTTGGCTAATTAATTGGGAAAACCCCTTAGAAAACGACTTTGCGATTGCCGAAGAGGTCACAGTCAAAGGCGAAAATACTAAACGCCCGGATGTGGTGCTGTATGTCAACGGTATCGCCTTGGGTGTATTAGAACTCAAACGCAGCACCGTCTCCGTTTCCGAAGGCATCCGCCAAAACCTCGATAACCAAACCTCAAGATTTATCAGATCCTTCTTTGCCACTATGCAATTCGTCATGGCAGGCAATGACACCGAAGGACTCCGCTATGGCACGATTGAAACCCCGGAAAAGAATTATCTAGCTTGGAAAGAAGACAGTTCCGTTGAGAACCGTTTAGACCGACACCTGCTGCCACTCTGTCAAAGAGAGCGATTCCTCGAACTGATCCACGACTTCATTGTCTTTGATCGCGGCATCAAAAAAGTCTGCCGCCATAACCAGTATTTCGGCGTAAAAGCAGCTCAAACCTCTCTGCAACAACGTAGAGGCGGCATCATCTGGCACACCCAAGGCAGTGGTAAGAGCCTGACAATGGTGTGGCTGACCAAATGGATGCGGGAAAATCTCACCGATGCCCGCGTCCTAATCGTGACCGACCGGGACGAACTTGACAAACAGATTGAGAATGTTTTCAAAGGCGTCAATGAAGACATCTACCGCACCAAAAACGGCAACGACCTGCTCGACAAACTCGATCGCACTACCCCCTGGCTACTCTGCTCCCTGATCCACAAATTTGGCAAGAAAGACAAAGATGAGGTTAGCGACGCGGACTACAACAGCTACATCGAAGACCTCAAGCGCAGCCTCCCAAAAGACTTCACTGCCAAAGGCAACCTCTATGTGTTTGTGGATGAGTGCCACCGTACCCAATCAGGCAAACTGCACGATGCCATGAAAGAAATTCTGCCCAATACCCTGTTCGTCGGCTTCACGGGTACCCCTCTACTCAAGAAGGACAAGCACAATAGTATTGAGGTCTTTGGCGATTACATTCACACCTACAAATTCAACGAGGCTGTAGCCGATAAAGTCGTCCTCGATCTACGCTACGAAGCCCGCAACGTCGATCAGTTCATCACCTCCCAGACCAAAATCGACCAGTGGTTTGAAGCTAAGACCAAAGGCTTAACTGATCGCGCCAAAACCCAACTGAAACAACGCTGGGGTACCCTACAAAAGGTCTTAAGTTCAGCATCCAGGCTAGAGAAGATTGTCGGCGATATCCTACTAGACTTTGAAACCAAAGACCGTCTACAAAGCGGTCGGGGCAATGCCCTGCTGGTGGCAGGCAGCATCTACGAAGCCTGTAAGTATTACGAGTTGTTCCAGAATCAAGGATTCAAACGATGTGCGATCGTCACGTCTTACGATGGCTCCCTCCAAAGCATCAAAGGCGAAAGCACTGGCGAAGACGAATACACCGAAAAGCTGCGACAGTATGAGATTTACCAAAAAATGCTGAATGGTAAAACCCCCGAAGCCTTTGAGGAAGAAGTCAAAAAGAAATTTGTTGATGAACCCGCCCAGATGAAGCTACTGATTGTGGTGGACAAGCTGCTGACTGGTTTCGATGCGCCCCCCACCACCTATCTCTACATAGATAAAACCATGCGAGATCATGGTTTGTTTCAGGCGATTTGCCGCGTTAATCGACTGGATGGCGACGATAAAGAATATGGCTACATCATCGATTACAAGGACCTGTTCAAGAGCCTAGAAAAATCCGTTCACCACTATACGGTTGAAGCCTTTGATGGCTACGACCCAGGCGATGTAAATGGGTTACTGAGCGATCGCCTGGAAAAAGGAGTAGAGCGTCTAGAAACTGCCAGGGAGAGTATCAAAGCCCTGTGCGAACCTGTAGAACCGCCGAAAGATAGCCTTGCCTACATCCGCTATTTCTGTGGCCCCAATACGGAAGACCTAGACCTAGTAAAAGAACACGAACAAAAGCGAGTTACCCTCTACAAGCTTACCGCTTCTCTGGTTCGAGCTTACGCTAACCTTGCAAACGATATGCCAGAAGCTGGCTATCCTTCCACCGGAATTGAAACCATCAAGCAGGAGGTCAAATATTACGAACAAATTCGCGCCGAAGTAAAACTTGCCAGCGGAGATGCCATTGATTTGAAAGCCTACGAACCGGCTATGCGCCACCTGATCGATACTTACATCGGCGCAGAAGAGAGCAAAGTGCTTTCCAGTTTTGATGACATGACGCTGATTCAGTTGATTGTGGAACGCGGTAAGGATGCAGTGGACACCCTACCCAAGAGTATTAGACAAAACAAAGAAGCTGTTGCCGAAACCATTGAGAACAACTTACGCAAAGTTATCATTGACCAGCGCCCCACCAACCCTAAATATTTCGGCAAAATGTCCGCACTCCTGGATGAACTGATTCAAGAGCGAAAAACAGCCGCTCAGGAATATGAGGACTACCTGAACAAAATTGTGACTTTGAGCCGACAAGTTACCCAGCCTGCAACCTCAACCCAGTACCCCCCATCCCTGGATTCCTCTGCCAAACGAGCGTTGTACGATAACCTAGACCAAAATGAGGCACTGGCACTGGCGATCGACAATGAAATTCGCCAAACCAAAAAAGATGCTTGGCGCGGCAATAAAATTAAGGAGCGTGAAGTAAAAAATGCAATAAAAAAATACCTTGACTCATCTGAAAAAGTAGATATCATTTTTGACATCGTGAAGAATCAAAGCGACTATTAG
- a CDS encoding type I restriction-modification system subunit M gives MALKKSELYSSIWKSCDELRGGMDASQYKDYVLALLFIKYVSDRYAGVKDALIEVPDGGSFQDIVTLKGDKEIGDKINKIIAKLAEANDLKGIIDVADFNDADKLGKGKEMQDRLSNLVAIFNDPNLNFSKNRADGDDLLGDAYEYLMRNFATQSGKSKGQFYTPAEVSRIISKVIGVNTAESQEQSIYDPTCGSGSLLLKAADEAERGLSIYGQEMDNATHALAHMNMILHGHPTRVIQQGNTLANPLFREADGSLKQFDFAVANPPFSSKAWSNGFNPVEDEFKRFEDGIPPAKNGDYAFLLHLLRSLKSKGKGAIILPHGVLFRGNAEAEIRKNLICKGVIKGIIGLPPNLFFGTGIPACIIVLDKENAEERQGIFMIDASKGFVKDGNKNRLRDQDIHKIVDVFNRQLEIPKYSRFVPFEELADPKNGYNLNIPRYIDSQEEEDIQDIEAHLLGGIPKGDIEALSEYWQVYPTLKQKLFEVANRPGYLKLKISIEEVKACIFDYPEFISYGQEIQAVFAAWQAKNTPLLKAIQPGNHPKDIIYSLSEDLLQAFTGKRLIDKYDVYQHLMTYWVESMKDDVYILVEDGWKAELKEVINKKGAVTDLICELIPKELMINRYFKAEQAEIEKLEAKRDEIVRQEEELEEEHGGEEGLLEEATNDNGKITKANVNERIKIIKNNATFADELKVLKAYLKLIEQEAEVTKEIKVLAQFLDKYVLTKYGDLTQDEIKTLVVDDKWMVTLQQAINSEMERISQRLTQRIKELAERYETPLPELTSRVDELTSRVEAHLKKMGMVW, from the coding sequence ATGGCATTAAAAAAAAGCGAACTCTACAGTTCAATATGGAAAAGCTGTGATGAGTTGCGGGGTGGTATGGATGCCTCGCAATACAAAGACTATGTACTGGCGTTATTGTTCATTAAATATGTTTCTGACCGCTACGCAGGGGTAAAGGATGCCCTGATTGAAGTCCCGGATGGGGGAAGCTTTCAGGATATTGTGACGCTCAAAGGCGACAAAGAAATTGGGGACAAAATCAATAAAATTATTGCCAAACTTGCGGAAGCCAATGACCTGAAGGGCATTATTGATGTTGCGGATTTTAATGATGCTGACAAGTTGGGCAAAGGTAAGGAGATGCAGGATCGCCTTTCCAACCTCGTAGCCATCTTTAATGACCCGAACCTGAATTTTAGTAAAAATCGGGCCGATGGGGACGATCTGTTAGGGGATGCCTACGAGTACCTGATGCGGAACTTTGCTACCCAGTCGGGGAAAAGCAAAGGGCAGTTCTACACTCCAGCGGAAGTGTCTCGGATTATTTCTAAGGTAATTGGGGTCAATACTGCCGAAAGCCAGGAGCAATCTATCTATGACCCGACTTGTGGCAGCGGTTCGTTGTTGCTGAAGGCGGCGGATGAAGCAGAACGGGGGTTAAGCATCTATGGTCAAGAGATGGATAACGCTACCCACGCTTTAGCACACATGAACATGATTCTGCACGGGCATCCTACGCGAGTCATTCAGCAAGGGAACACCTTGGCAAACCCACTGTTTAGAGAAGCAGATGGGAGCCTGAAACAATTTGATTTTGCTGTTGCTAATCCGCCTTTTTCTTCAAAAGCTTGGAGCAATGGGTTTAATCCGGTTGAAGACGAATTTAAGCGCTTTGAGGATGGCATCCCTCCGGCGAAAAATGGCGACTATGCCTTTTTGTTGCATCTGCTCAGATCACTCAAAAGTAAGGGTAAAGGCGCGATTATTCTGCCTCACGGAGTTCTATTTCGGGGCAATGCCGAAGCCGAGATCCGCAAGAACCTGATTTGCAAGGGTGTGATTAAGGGCATTATTGGCTTGCCGCCTAACCTGTTTTTTGGAACGGGGATTCCTGCTTGCATCATCGTGCTGGATAAGGAAAATGCTGAGGAGCGCCAAGGCATTTTTATGATTGATGCCAGCAAGGGCTTTGTCAAAGATGGCAATAAGAACCGATTGCGGGATCAGGATATTCACAAAATTGTTGATGTGTTTAATCGGCAGCTAGAGATTCCGAAGTATTCCCGCTTCGTGCCATTTGAAGAACTTGCAGATCCCAAAAACGGTTACAACCTGAATATTCCTCGCTACATCGACAGCCAGGAAGAGGAAGATATTCAGGATATTGAGGCGCATCTGTTGGGGGGAATCCCGAAGGGAGATATTGAGGCGTTGAGTGAGTATTGGCAGGTGTATCCGACGTTAAAGCAGAAGCTATTTGAAGTTGCAAATCGACCTGGATATTTAAAACTAAAAATCTCCATAGAGGAGGTCAAAGCCTGCATTTTTGACTATCCCGAATTTATTAGCTATGGGCAAGAAATTCAGGCGGTTTTTGCAGCATGGCAAGCAAAAAATACACCTTTGCTGAAAGCCATCCAACCGGGAAATCATCCTAAAGATATTATTTACAGTCTTTCAGAAGATTTGTTGCAAGCTTTTACTGGGAAAAGGCTGATAGATAAATACGATGTCTATCAGCACCTAATGACTTATTGGGTGGAGAGTATGAAGGATGATGTCTATATTCTGGTTGAGGATGGGTGGAAAGCAGAACTGAAAGAGGTGATAAATAAAAAAGGTGCAGTTACAGATTTGATCTGCGAACTAATTCCCAAGGAATTGATGATTAACCGCTATTTTAAAGCTGAACAGGCGGAGATTGAAAAACTGGAAGCGAAAAGAGATGAAATTGTTCGCCAGGAGGAGGAACTGGAAGAAGAACACGGTGGCGAGGAGGGTTTGCTGGAGGAAGCCACCAATGATAATGGCAAAATTACGAAAGCAAATGTGAACGAGCGCATTAAGATAATCAAAAATAATGCAACATTTGCCGATGAGTTAAAGGTGTTAAAGGCTTATTTAAAACTGATTGAGCAAGAGGCAGAAGTTACTAAAGAAATTAAAGTATTGGCTCAATTTTTAGATAAATATGTGTTAACGAAATACGGTGATTTAACCCAGGATGAGATTAAAACACTGGTAGTAGATGATAAGTGGATGGTGACGCTGCAACAAGCAATAAATTCAGAGATGGAGCGGATTTCGCAACGGTTGACGCAACGGATTAAGGAGTTGGCAGAACGTTATGAGACACCTTTGCCAGAGTTGACAAGTCGGGTGGACGAGTTGACGAGTCGGGTAGAGGCTCATTTGAAGAAGATGGGGATGGTGTGGTGA
- a CDS encoding restriction endonuclease subunit S: protein MEIEIPEGYKKTQVGVIPVDWEIQSVSQAFEIFNNLRYPISEEVRKKQAGDYPYYGPTKVQGYINEYRVEGEYALIGEDGDHFLKWRESPMTLLVKGKFNVNNHAHIVKGTKNLTQWFYYYFYHRDITPHLTRQGAGRYKLTKNSLLQILCAIPPTTKEQEAIAQALSDVDAAIAELDRLITKKRNIKQGATQQLLTGKKRLPSFSGEWGVQKLGSCLIKNPEYGINAPAVPYSDNLPVYIRITDISEDGRFLPEKKVSVNHPLSANYVLEANDLVLARTGASTGKSYLSNSKDGELVFAGFLIRVKVNPEKLDAQYLKGFLQTKAYWNWVGAMSMRSGQPGINGNEYAQLPIPLPPTLEEQKAIAQVLSDMDAEIEALEQKRNKYKAIKQGMMQELLTGRTRLV, encoded by the coding sequence ATGGAGATAGAAATACCAGAAGGATATAAAAAAACTCAAGTAGGAGTAATTCCTGTTGATTGGGAAATTCAATCAGTTAGTCAAGCTTTTGAAATTTTCAACAACTTGCGCTATCCAATTAGCGAAGAAGTTAGGAAAAAGCAGGCTGGGGATTATCCGTATTACGGCCCTACAAAGGTACAAGGATATATCAATGAATATAGGGTCGAGGGTGAGTATGCCTTAATTGGAGAAGATGGAGACCACTTTCTTAAATGGCGTGAATCACCAATGACATTATTGGTAAAAGGAAAATTCAATGTTAATAATCACGCTCATATAGTTAAAGGAACTAAAAACCTAACTCAGTGGTTCTATTATTATTTCTATCATAGAGACATCACGCCACACTTAACACGCCAAGGAGCTGGAAGATATAAGTTAACAAAAAATTCCTTGCTCCAAATTTTGTGCGCTATTCCTCCAACGACGAAAGAACAAGAAGCGATCGCGCAAGCTCTCAGTGATGTCGATGCCGCGATCGCAGAACTCGATCGCCTCATCACCAAAAAGCGCAACATCAAGCAAGGCGCAACACAGCAACTCCTCACAGGTAAAAAACGCCTACCCAGTTTTAGTGGCGAGTGGGGGGTTCAAAAGTTAGGGAGTTGCTTAATTAAAAACCCAGAATATGGCATTAATGCTCCGGCTGTTCCATATTCTGATAACTTACCTGTTTATATCAGAATTACGGACATTTCAGAGGATGGAAGATTTTTACCTGAAAAAAAAGTATCTGTAAATCATCCTCTATCTGCTAATTACGTTTTGGAAGCTAATGATTTGGTACTAGCAAGAACTGGGGCAAGTACGGGAAAAAGTTATTTGTCTAATTCCAAAGATGGAGAATTAGTTTTTGCTGGCTTCTTGATTAGAGTCAAGGTAAACCCTGAAAAGTTAGATGCTCAGTACCTCAAAGGTTTTTTACAGACTAAAGCTTATTGGAACTGGGTAGGTGCAATGTCTATGAGAAGTGGACAACCAGGTATTAATGGAAATGAGTATGCTCAGTTGCCTATTCCGCTTCCTCCTACACTAGAAGAACAAAAAGCGATCGCACAAGTTCTCAGTGACATGGACGCAGAAATCGAAGCCTTAGAGCAAAAGCGCAATAAATACAAAGCCATCAAACAGGGAATGATGCAGGAACTCCTCACCGGGAGAACTCGACTGGTATGA
- the xisF gene encoding fdxN element excision recombinase XisF, giving the protein MGQIVGYERVSSNEQAINQNALKQQDHRIQEYGVDMVIQDIESGADPDREGFNHLLDLVSQGKVDEIVSTRWDRLTRNELVYLQFKAILKASNVKLTLLDQGEVDLSTAFGELSADMQAMFAVHERRMLKERVQRGCEYRRFNKVAWTRAPWGYGIKNDKYVLDTEPIICILEDRPQNFLELYDEPDTSPLLLSISKSQIAREAVDVFLQTRRTRKVLRYLYLKYGVERKKGTGETGNGQEGDKKRTKGTNLVLSKELLFWSAGGNLKEWLENPVLRGHTAYKKYKKRGSKKDPKDWEMHYDTHPDQRLISDEEFQEIQEILKSNARQIGTPGKTFYLTGLVICERCGHKCVLKRNADYQYYGCRNSTIGCSNRKCIRIEKIDEAIINQLFNRANEIALAPDGLQEEALETSELSILKQQLQELEKILEMNPTHILKKTQYDLQKEIESQSNQANNDNFVQATAMQLIRRPEARKKTFWYTLTLEERDIIYDKLVRKIAILDGEVVSVDLTI; this is encoded by the coding sequence ATGGGACAAATTGTTGGGTATGAACGAGTATCAAGCAACGAACAAGCTATCAACCAAAATGCTTTAAAGCAACAAGATCACCGAATTCAGGAGTATGGAGTAGATATGGTTATACAAGATATTGAATCAGGAGCCGATCCAGATAGAGAGGGTTTTAATCATCTCTTAGATTTAGTTAGTCAGGGAAAGGTGGATGAGATTGTTAGCACTCGATGGGACAGATTAACTAGAAACGAATTAGTGTATTTGCAGTTCAAAGCGATACTGAAAGCCTCTAATGTAAAATTGACACTACTGGACCAAGGAGAAGTTGACCTCAGCACAGCTTTTGGAGAGCTGAGTGCGGATATGCAGGCTATGTTTGCCGTCCACGAGCGGCGTATGCTCAAGGAAAGAGTCCAGCGTGGATGTGAATACCGTAGATTTAATAAGGTGGCTTGGACAAGAGCGCCTTGGGGTTATGGCATAAAAAATGATAAATACGTGCTTGACACTGAACCTATTATTTGCATACTGGAAGATAGACCACAAAATTTTCTAGAGCTGTACGATGAACCTGATACCTCGCCCCTCCTTCTTAGTATTAGCAAATCTCAAATAGCTAGGGAGGCAGTAGATGTTTTTCTTCAAACCAGGAGAACCCGAAAAGTCCTGAGGTACCTTTACCTCAAATATGGTGTTGAACGAAAAAAAGGTACAGGGGAGACAGGAAATGGTCAAGAAGGTGATAAAAAGCGAACTAAGGGAACCAACCTAGTTCTTAGTAAAGAATTGCTGTTCTGGTCGGCGGGAGGAAACTTAAAAGAGTGGCTAGAGAATCCTGTGCTGCGAGGTCACACGGCTTACAAGAAGTATAAAAAAAGAGGCTCCAAGAAAGACCCAAAAGACTGGGAGATGCACTATGACACACACCCGGATCAGCGATTAATTAGTGATGAAGAATTTCAGGAAATTCAGGAAATTCTCAAGTCGAATGCTAGACAGATTGGAACCCCTGGAAAGACTTTCTATCTTACAGGACTTGTTATTTGCGAACGATGTGGTCACAAGTGTGTCCTCAAGCGTAATGCTGATTATCAGTACTACGGCTGTAGGAACTCGACAATTGGCTGTAGCAATCGCAAATGTATCAGAATTGAGAAAATTGACGAGGCTATCATCAACCAGTTATTTAATCGAGCTAATGAAATTGCATTAGCCCCAGATGGTCTTCAGGAAGAGGCGTTGGAAACTTCAGAGCTGTCAATCCTTAAACAACAGCTTCAGGAGCTAGAAAAAATCTTAGAAATGAATCCTACGCACATTCTAAAAAAGACTCAATACGATCTTCAAAAGGAGATTGAGTCACAAAGTAATCAAGCAAACAATGACAATTTTGTTCAAGCCACAGCTATGCAGCTTATCCGTCGTCCTGAGGCGAGAAAAAAAACCTTCTGGTACACGTTGACTCTGGAGGAACGAGACATCATCTATGACAAGCTCGTTAGGAAAATAGCAATTTTAGATGGAGAAGTTGTTTCGGTTGATTTAACGATTTGA
- a CDS encoding M48 family metallopeptidase, with translation MHQIRVSDLVIDVDRKDIKNIHLGVYPPDGRVRIAAPLRVDDEAVRLFAISKISWIKKHQANFEAQERQSKREYVSGESHYFQGKRYLLNVIYHKGSPKVKVRNNTYIDLYVREGSDEAQRQKVMMNWYRQQLKQEIPLLIEKWAGVLGVRVNDWGIKLMKTKWGTCNIEAKRIWLNLELAKKDPHCLEYVVVHEMTHLLERHHNEQFTTLMNRFLPNWRFYKDELNRAPLESY, from the coding sequence ATGCATCAGATAAGGGTTAGTGATTTAGTCATTGATGTTGATAGAAAAGATATTAAAAACATCCATTTAGGGGTTTATCCACCCGATGGACGAGTGCGTATTGCCGCCCCTCTCAGAGTAGATGATGAGGCAGTGCGGCTATTTGCTATCTCAAAAATCTCTTGGATTAAAAAGCACCAAGCCAATTTTGAGGCACAAGAACGCCAATCAAAAAGAGAATATGTATCTGGTGAAAGCCATTATTTCCAAGGAAAACGCTATTTACTGAATGTTATTTACCACAAAGGTAGCCCTAAAGTAAAAGTCAGAAACAATACCTATATCGACCTCTACGTCAGGGAAGGAAGCGACGAAGCCCAACGCCAAAAAGTCATGATGAATTGGTATCGGCAACAATTAAAACAAGAAATTCCACTATTAATCGAAAAGTGGGCAGGAGTTCTAGGCGTTCGGGTAAACGATTGGGGAATTAAGCTGATGAAAACGAAATGGGGCACCTGCAACATTGAAGCGAAACGCATCTGGCTGAACCTTGAACTAGCTAAGAAAGATCCTCACTGTCTGGAATACGTTGTCGTTCATGAAATGACGCATCTTTTAGAACGGCATCACAACGAGCAATTCACAACCTTAATGAACCGATTCCTTCCTAATTGGCGTTTCTATAAAGATGAGTTGAACCGCGCTCCACTTGAAAGCTATTGA
- a CDS encoding ATP-binding protein yields the protein MSEQKLPSELNASPTKSFFVEMLTRDIELEDAILDLLDNCIDGIQRIIKDKDNYTSDEKPYEAFWAKLTFSNENFTIKDNCGGIPIDVAQSYAFRMGRPNNNVDNDVYTIGTYGIGMKRSIFKMGRSSEVISQTETDSFKVTIHPEWLTDDKNWNLPFEIIEPALKENGTLIKIADLYSGIINAFSSQQSILVNSLVNKISHHYSYILYKGFTVWINEKKIAPKPLNLLWDGVEQMDKPSIIAPYLYESEKNGVDIKLAIGFYRPTASEEEVDDEMAGNRRSSEAAGWTIVCNDRVVLYCDKTRLTGWGEERVPSYHPQFIAISGVVYFRSKDARKLPITTTKRGIDASSDIYLYIKDFMREGLKIFTSYTNKWKTNIVEEKRRVEKAQLVDPNKLFQEIPSQNWIKVRNKNNERKYIPSLPMPETQNGQYRKKNIKFSRPDQEIKIVAEYLFEDSDREPSEVGNECFEKVLREARQ from the coding sequence ATGAGCGAACAAAAGCTACCGAGTGAACTAAACGCATCACCTACAAAAAGCTTTTTTGTAGAAATGCTTACTCGCGATATTGAACTTGAAGATGCAATTCTTGATCTTTTAGATAATTGTATTGATGGAATACAACGAATTATCAAAGATAAAGATAATTATACTTCCGACGAGAAGCCTTATGAAGCTTTTTGGGCGAAATTAACTTTCTCGAATGAAAATTTCACAATTAAGGATAATTGCGGTGGGATACCAATAGATGTAGCTCAAAGCTATGCTTTTAGAATGGGAAGGCCTAATAATAACGTCGATAATGATGTTTATACAATTGGGACTTATGGTATTGGAATGAAAAGATCCATCTTCAAAATGGGTCGATCAAGCGAAGTAATATCACAAACAGAAACTGATTCTTTTAAAGTTACTATTCATCCTGAGTGGCTAACCGATGATAAGAATTGGAACTTACCATTTGAAATTATTGAGCCTGCTTTGAAGGAAAATGGAACATTGATTAAAATAGCTGACTTATATTCTGGTATTATCAATGCATTTTCGTCACAGCAATCCATCCTAGTTAACTCTCTTGTAAATAAAATTTCTCATCATTACAGCTATATCCTTTACAAAGGTTTTACCGTCTGGATTAATGAAAAAAAAATTGCTCCAAAGCCTTTGAATCTTCTCTGGGATGGTGTTGAGCAAATGGACAAGCCAAGTATTATTGCTCCATACCTTTATGAATCAGAGAAAAATGGAGTTGATATTAAACTGGCAATTGGTTTTTATAGACCTACCGCTAGTGAGGAGGAGGTGGATGATGAGATGGCAGGTAATAGGAGGAGTAGCGAAGCCGCAGGTTGGACTATTGTCTGCAATGATCGTGTAGTGCTGTATTGCGATAAAACCCGTTTGACTGGCTGGGGAGAGGAGAGAGTTCCTAGCTATCATCCTCAATTTATTGCAATTTCAGGAGTTGTATACTTTCGCAGTAAAGATGCAAGAAAATTACCCATCACGACAACCAAAAGGGGTATAGATGCATCTTCTGATATCTACTTGTATATTAAAGATTTCATGAGAGAAGGGCTGAAAATATTTACGTCATACACTAACAAATGGAAAACAAATATTGTTGAGGAAAAGAGGAGAGTAGAGAAAGCCCAGCTTGTTGATCCAAATAAACTTTTTCAAGAGATTCCATCTCAAAATTGGATAAAAGTCAGAAATAAAAACAATGAAAGAAAGTATATTCCTTCTCTACCTATGCCAGAGACCCAAAATGGTCAATACCGTAAAAAAAATATAAAATTCTCTAGACCTGATCAAGAGATTAAAATAGTTGCTGAGTATTTATTTGAAGACTCTGATCGTGAACCTTCAGAAGTTGGTAATGAATGCTTTGAAAAAGTTTTGAGAGAGGCTAGGCAATGA